In a single window of the Methanolobus psychrophilus R15 genome:
- a CDS encoding N(2),N(2)-dimethylguanosine tRNA methyltransferase has protein sequence MNIRAVREGETEILVPVHEEGVSFPPSQAPVFYNPAMELNRDISVAATSVFARDLSVRRDMALEDIRYVDALSASGIRGLRIANETGIHATLNDWSEDAYKLILQNINNLNLEHRVEATRKNANVLLHENRFNIVDIDPFGTPAPFLAAAARSVVHLLEVTATDTAPLCGAHLHSGIRKYASIPFNNEYHNEMGVRILLGKIARELAVNDKVMDPLLSHATRHYVRTYLKIEKGAKKTDSMLEQVGYIAHCPSCGSRQAFAGIATFIDKGCPRCPSERMLAGPLWLGRLHQPDFCNEIIAEIEIRNLGTKEQARKLVELCRDELEIPMFYDQHIMCKKIGVSPTAIEGFLTVLGDRGFAASRTHFSGTSFKTDADICEIENVLLSLR, from the coding sequence ATGAATATAAGAGCTGTAAGAGAAGGTGAAACCGAAATACTCGTTCCGGTACATGAGGAAGGAGTATCTTTTCCACCTTCCCAGGCTCCTGTTTTTTATAATCCTGCCATGGAACTTAACCGGGATATTTCCGTGGCTGCTACATCTGTTTTTGCCAGAGACCTGTCTGTCCGTCGCGATATGGCCCTGGAGGATATAAGATACGTTGATGCACTCTCAGCGTCAGGAATCCGCGGACTAAGGATTGCCAATGAAACAGGCATCCATGCAACTCTGAATGACTGGAGTGAAGATGCTTACAAACTCATCCTTCAAAATATTAATAATCTTAACCTGGAACACAGGGTTGAAGCAACACGTAAAAATGCCAATGTGCTTCTTCATGAGAACAGGTTCAACATCGTGGATATCGACCCATTCGGGACACCTGCACCCTTCCTGGCTGCAGCTGCACGGTCTGTGGTACACTTACTCGAAGTAACTGCAACCGATACCGCTCCGCTGTGTGGTGCACACTTGCATTCAGGCATCCGCAAGTATGCTTCAATTCCTTTCAACAACGAATATCATAACGAGATGGGAGTGCGCATCCTGCTGGGAAAGATAGCCAGGGAATTGGCTGTCAATGACAAGGTCATGGATCCGCTGCTGTCACATGCAACGCGCCATTATGTACGCACCTACCTTAAGATAGAGAAGGGAGCAAAGAAAACCGACAGCATGCTGGAACAGGTCGGTTATATAGCTCATTGCCCGTCATGCGGTTCCAGACAGGCCTTTGCGGGAATTGCCACATTTATAGATAAAGGATGTCCAAGGTGCCCTTCTGAAAGAATGCTTGCAGGACCACTCTGGCTTGGCAGATTGCACCAGCCGGATTTCTGCAATGAGATCATTGCGGAGATAGAAATTCGTAACCTGGGCACAAAGGAGCAGGCAAGGAAGTTGGTAGAACTCTGCCGGGATGAGCTCGAGATACCGATGTTCTATGACCAGCATATCATGTGCAAAAAAATTGGTGTCTCACCAACCGCAATAGAAGGTTTTTTAACAGTGCTGGGGGACAGGGGATTTGCTGCATCACGGACACACTTCAGCGGGACTTCGTTCAAAACGGACGCAGACATATGTGAGATAGAGAATGTATTGCTCTCACTCCGATAA
- a CDS encoding metallophosphoesterase, giving the protein MRIFAIADPHGNYSFIKDLLEKAGNVDAVLIAGDITNFGPSEKALELIGMFSQKVMAVPGNCDPLSTMEILDNSSVSLHNKLETFGGITFVGFGGSNPTPFCTPFEIEECDIGEKLEKLMSDAQEYKQPIVLLTHAPPYGVLDAVRDTHVGCRPLAKYLGKVSLVVCGHIHEARGVEEHDGTIVVNPGMAAAGFAALIHINDPDDPTDGTKINAMLIKA; this is encoded by the coding sequence ATGAGAATATTCGCAATAGCAGACCCCCATGGGAATTACTCCTTTATCAAAGACTTGCTTGAAAAGGCAGGCAATGTGGATGCAGTGCTCATCGCAGGGGACATCACCAATTTCGGCCCCTCTGAAAAGGCATTAGAACTCATTGGCATGTTCAGTCAGAAAGTTATGGCTGTACCCGGGAACTGTGACCCGCTGTCAACTATGGAAATCCTTGATAACTCCTCTGTCAGCCTTCATAATAAGCTGGAAACCTTCGGAGGGATCACTTTTGTGGGGTTTGGCGGATCAAACCCTACACCTTTTTGCACACCTTTTGAGATAGAAGAATGTGACATCGGGGAGAAACTTGAAAAGCTCATGTCGGATGCTCAGGAATACAAACAGCCAATAGTGCTTCTTACCCATGCCCCTCCTTATGGCGTACTGGATGCTGTCAGGGATACACATGTTGGATGCAGACCGCTGGCAAAGTACCTAGGAAAGGTCAGCCTGGTGGTCTGCGGGCATATCCATGAGGCAAGAGGTGTCGAGGAGCATGACGGGACCATTGTCGTCAACCCCGGAATGGCTGCAGCAGGTTTTGCAGCCCTTATTCATATAAATGATCCAGATGATCCCACGGATGGAACAAAGATCAATGCCATGCTCATAAAGGCCTGA
- a CDS encoding L-threonine O-3-phosphate decarboxylase: MVKCATELEYLNICPVPKQLLIIVSEDENQLPFKHYPLGLSACKHGGQLGQVSEEAKIPESDILDFSASLNPLGSPFRSKESGLDIEALLEKAIGKLEQYPDNRYIELRTAASRFAGSGVEPDNIVPGNGSCELLRLILESVVDEGDMVIVPMPCPAEYYRTCEALGAVPHKIKLNEILQLPKRTLERAKAVFFSNPNNPSGDLVSRERIREFAIRCAEQDTLLVVDESFIELSDPSQSVADLAAKRDYLFVTRSIVNAFSLPGIRFSYGITSLAMAARLNAARLSWNIGSITEEIATAVLSMEGGVNSSYLVNSRRFIREERQYLIERLSSLYGFNPLKSNANFVLVDMKEHFMDSEHFTNCFASRGIFFRECSDFFEGQKHFIRISVRSRDDFEKLISRLDDVYAEFSREEAREKLVETLEQGLERVAATRGTCGYYPCHFLGQDCTFCFCPFYACSDERTGGKWIDSAIGGKVWSCEHCTLLHQPKVAEKILDVLMEDEDTDENIRKAWIEVILPLL; encoded by the coding sequence TTGGTGAAGTGCGCAACTGAACTTGAATACCTTAATATATGTCCTGTGCCTAAACAGTTGTTGATTATTGTGTCTGAAGATGAAAACCAGCTTCCGTTTAAACACTATCCACTGGGTTTATCTGCCTGCAAGCACGGTGGGCAGTTAGGTCAGGTTTCCGAAGAAGCAAAAATCCCGGAATCAGATATTCTTGATTTCAGCGCGAGCCTGAACCCTCTTGGAAGTCCGTTCAGATCTAAAGAAAGCGGCCTTGATATTGAAGCTCTTCTAGAAAAGGCAATCGGCAAGCTGGAACAATATCCGGATAACAGGTATATCGAATTAAGGACCGCAGCCTCCCGTTTTGCAGGGAGCGGGGTAGAGCCGGACAATATAGTACCCGGTAACGGTTCATGTGAACTGCTCAGGCTTATACTTGAATCTGTTGTCGATGAAGGTGACATGGTCATAGTTCCTATGCCCTGCCCTGCCGAATACTACCGAACCTGCGAAGCTCTCGGTGCTGTGCCTCACAAGATCAAACTGAACGAAATACTCCAACTGCCCAAGAGGACACTTGAAAGGGCAAAGGCAGTCTTCTTCTCAAATCCCAACAATCCTTCAGGTGACCTGGTATCCCGCGAAAGGATACGTGAGTTTGCCATAAGGTGTGCTGAGCAGGACACCTTGCTTGTAGTGGACGAGTCTTTTATAGAATTATCCGACCCGTCCCAGAGTGTTGCAGATCTTGCTGCAAAGAGAGATTATCTTTTTGTGACCCGCTCGATAGTGAATGCCTTTTCCCTGCCGGGCATCAGGTTCTCCTACGGCATCACTTCTTTGGCTATGGCTGCAAGGCTGAATGCCGCACGACTTTCCTGGAACATAGGTTCAATAACTGAGGAGATTGCCACTGCTGTTCTTAGTATGGAAGGAGGTGTGAACAGCAGTTACCTGGTTAACTCCCGCAGGTTCATCAGGGAGGAAAGGCAGTACCTAATCGAGCGCCTGTCTTCATTATATGGTTTCAATCCTCTCAAAAGCAATGCCAACTTCGTTCTGGTGGATATGAAAGAGCATTTTATGGATTCGGAGCATTTTACAAATTGCTTCGCATCCCGCGGAATCTTTTTCCGGGAGTGCAGTGATTTCTTTGAAGGGCAAAAGCACTTTATCCGCATATCAGTGCGCTCAAGAGATGACTTTGAGAAATTAATATCCCGGTTGGATGATGTCTACGCAGAGTTTAGCAGGGAAGAAGCCAGGGAAAAACTAGTGGAAACCCTTGAGCAAGGTCTTGAGAGGGTTGCAGCAACCCGTGGCACATGTGGATACTACCCGTGCCATTTTCTCGGCCAGGACTGCACTTTCTGTTTCTGTCCTTTCTATGCCTGTAGCGATGAGAGAACAGGCGGGAAATGGATAGATAGTGCTATTGGCGGCAAGGTGTGGAGCTGTGAGCATTGTACACTGCTGCACCAGCCGAAAGTGGCAGAGAAGATACTGGATGTCCTTATGGAGGATGAGGATACGGATGAGAATATCCGTAAAGCATGGATCGAGGTTATCCTGCCTCTATTGTGA
- a CDS encoding L-threonine O-3-phosphate decarboxylase, with amino-acid sequence MDRGYPASIVTEKCLDGIIISKKRIYIYKIEFVIIVTENTPSLPVKEHLLKFEPSTHGGLIRKNSQKYAIPESEILDASASLNPFGTPFEYPYTGLVLRTLLDRGLQKMEQYPDNRYLEFKEAAAKFTGMGIRPENIIPGNGSTEIIRLVAECVVGKGDIVLIPQPTFSEYEVQCRVLGATIKYIRQEDLPDISGDVLEEAKMIFVCNPNNPTGKLLNREQVRELAQKCARHHTILFLDEAFIELADPSQGAADMVEGNEYFFIQRSLTKAFAIPGIRMGFGIASSRFAKVLDNARLSWNLGCIADTVSTALLNMEGGINSKYLKDSRDFIKAEREYLMEKLDRRGFKPIESTVNYIYVDISEFSMDSTELTERMAAHGVLIRDCSSFQESGKDHIRVAVRTREENKRIVDTVRQVISEWGSEQAESMLHDNLAKAATCGRLGSNLSCDYYPCHFEGQDCTFCFCPFYPCNDERTGGQWIESSGGGKVWSCLYCEMVHRPEVVDDMLSVLTKEGCNKESVKEAWKKAMEIRL; translated from the coding sequence ATGGATCGAGGTTATCCTGCCTCTATTGTGACCGAAAAGTGTCTTGATGGAATCATTATATCAAAAAAACGAATATATATTTATAAAATAGAGTTTGTGATCATCGTGACAGAAAATACGCCCTCTCTCCCGGTAAAAGAGCATCTGTTAAAATTCGAGCCCAGTACTCATGGTGGATTGATACGTAAAAACTCCCAGAAATACGCAATTCCGGAGAGCGAGATCCTTGATGCGAGCGCAAGCCTGAATCCCTTTGGGACTCCCTTTGAGTATCCCTATACAGGCCTGGTGCTTCGTACGTTACTTGACAGGGGGCTTCAGAAAATGGAGCAGTACCCCGACAACCGCTATCTGGAATTCAAGGAGGCTGCGGCAAAGTTCACAGGCATGGGCATCCGGCCTGAGAACATAATCCCCGGCAATGGTTCTACCGAGATAATCCGGCTTGTCGCGGAATGCGTTGTAGGAAAAGGCGACATCGTACTGATCCCGCAGCCGACCTTCAGCGAGTACGAAGTCCAGTGCAGGGTGCTTGGTGCGACTATAAAGTACATCCGCCAGGAAGACCTTCCGGATATTAGTGGTGATGTCCTTGAAGAAGCAAAGATGATCTTTGTGTGTAATCCTAACAATCCCACAGGAAAACTCCTTAACCGCGAGCAGGTAAGAGAACTTGCTCAAAAATGCGCCCGTCACCACACTATTCTTTTCCTCGATGAGGCTTTCATAGAACTTGCCGACCCATCACAGGGTGCCGCAGATATGGTCGAAGGTAATGAGTATTTTTTCATACAGCGCTCCCTCACAAAGGCTTTCGCTATCCCGGGTATCAGGATGGGTTTTGGTATCGCATCCAGCAGGTTTGCAAAGGTGCTTGATAACGCAAGGCTTTCCTGGAACCTGGGCTGCATAGCTGATACTGTTTCAACGGCTCTGCTCAATATGGAAGGCGGGATAAACAGCAAATATCTGAAGGATTCCAGGGATTTCATTAAGGCCGAAAGGGAATACCTTATGGAAAAACTGGATCGCCGTGGGTTCAAGCCAATCGAGAGCACAGTAAATTACATTTATGTGGATATCTCCGAATTTTCCATGGATTCTACCGAACTGACAGAGCGTATGGCTGCACATGGTGTGCTCATCCGGGATTGCAGCTCATTTCAGGAGTCGGGCAAAGACCACATCAGGGTCGCTGTCAGGACCAGGGAGGAGAACAAGCGCATAGTGGACACTGTAAGGCAGGTGATATCGGAATGGGGAAGTGAGCAGGCAGAATCCATGCTTCACGATAACCTTGCAAAAGCCGCGACCTGTGGAAGGCTTGGCAGCAATCTGAGCTGTGATTATTATCCCTGCCACTTCGAGGGCCAGGACTGCACTTTCTGCTTCTGTCCATTCTACCCGTGTAATGATGAGCGCACCGGTGGCCAGTGGATAGAGAGCTCAGGAGGCGGGAAGGTATGGAGCTGCCTCTATTGTGAAATGGTCCACAGACCCGAAGTGGTCGATGATATGCTTTCTGTCCTGACAAAGGAAGGTTGCAATAAGGAAAGCGTAAAGGAAGCCTGGAAAAAAGCCATGGAGATCCGTTTATGA
- the cobD gene encoding cobalamin biosynthesis protein, with protein sequence MIMPVMPGAEDLIIILFLAYAYDLMLNEPPSAVHPVVWIGKLISRLKDAAPAKHRKLYGIFLALVTIGFASALAYAVMLVLSVESIPRVLRLLVAAYFLKATFAVRCLFEAGNKVRSRLEAGKLDEARREVSMYVSRDTSRLDENHVSSAIIETSSENYVDGILSPLMFYSFFGPFGLVAAYVFKAASTLDSMVGYKNEKYLKLGWFSARTDDVFNWIPARISVIFICIAAVVVNLFSGNRKKLSASDALKLGLAEGLMTPSPNSGFPMASTAGALRVKLEKPNTYLLGGRYKSYPVAEDIWLTSRLILTASFMAVGASALMIYFILG encoded by the coding sequence ATGATCATGCCTGTGATGCCGGGGGCAGAGGATCTCATAATCATCCTTTTCCTGGCCTATGCCTATGATCTTATGCTCAACGAGCCTCCTTCTGCCGTTCATCCCGTGGTCTGGATTGGGAAGCTCATTTCCAGGCTTAAGGATGCAGCTCCTGCAAAGCACAGGAAACTGTACGGCATATTCCTTGCTCTGGTCACTATTGGCTTTGCATCTGCCCTGGCATATGCAGTGATGCTTGTCCTGAGCGTCGAATCAATACCGCGGGTCCTGCGTTTGCTGGTGGCTGCGTATTTCCTTAAGGCGACCTTTGCTGTCAGGTGCCTGTTCGAGGCAGGCAACAAGGTACGCAGCAGGCTTGAGGCAGGTAAGCTTGATGAAGCACGCCGGGAAGTATCCATGTATGTTAGCAGGGACACCTCCCGGCTGGATGAGAACCATGTGTCTTCCGCTATAATCGAGACAAGCTCCGAGAACTATGTGGATGGGATACTAAGCCCTCTGATGTTCTATTCGTTCTTCGGTCCATTCGGACTTGTCGCTGCTTACGTCTTCAAGGCTGCCAGCACCCTGGACTCCATGGTCGGTTACAAGAACGAAAAGTACCTGAAGCTGGGCTGGTTCTCTGCAAGGACTGATGACGTGTTCAACTGGATACCTGCACGCATCTCGGTCATTTTCATCTGTATAGCGGCTGTGGTCGTGAACTTGTTTTCAGGAAACAGGAAAAAGCTGAGTGCATCGGATGCACTCAAACTCGGGCTGGCAGAGGGACTGATGACCCCTTCCCCGAATTCCGGGTTTCCCATGGCTTCCACAGCAGGCGCTCTCAGGGTGAAGCTTGAGAAACCGAACACCTATCTTCTGGGGGGACGATATAAGTCGTATCCCGTGGCAGAGGATATATGGCTTACCTCAAGGCTTATACTGACCGCTTCGTTTATGGCGGTTGGCGCATCTGCATTGATGATCTATTTTATCCTTGGATGA
- a CDS encoding alpha-ribazole phosphatase CobZ, translating into MIKVMAMKLSDIESKNLKEGQPEELEGDITHDIIDILRDEGITVEMLVDTALALYAPHPGIETRELAEERFLEELHIALSDPNLCMLVYAGVLLEKEGVAGTLPNISKSSYEKDLTFLIVDEVIGMSIAKYISGDKGIFEFVRFDKQKPGILADLGPFMDDVIGGLIGGVSASMYTRSMAEAARKDAAEKKKRHDSNPGGVIAG; encoded by the coding sequence ATGATAAAAGTGATGGCAATGAAATTATCGGACATAGAATCAAAGAACCTCAAGGAAGGACAGCCTGAGGAACTGGAAGGCGATATCACCCATGATATCATTGATATACTCAGGGATGAGGGTATTACCGTTGAGATGCTTGTTGATACTGCGCTGGCACTGTATGCTCCGCATCCGGGTATCGAGACCAGGGAGCTTGCTGAGGAAAGGTTCCTGGAAGAATTGCACATAGCCCTTTCAGACCCAAACCTTTGCATGCTTGTCTATGCAGGCGTATTGCTCGAAAAGGAAGGCGTTGCAGGCACTCTTCCGAATATAAGCAAGAGTTCCTACGAAAAAGACCTGACATTCCTGATAGTTGACGAGGTCATAGGGATGAGTATTGCCAAGTACATAAGTGGTGATAAGGGCATATTCGAATTTGTACGTTTTGACAAGCAGAAACCTGGTATCCTTGCGGATCTCGGCCCTTTCATGGATGATGTGATAGGAGGGCTCATTGGTGGTGTATCTGCCAGCATGTATACACGAAGCATGGCCGAAGCCGCCAGAAAGGATGCGGCTGAGAAAAAGAAGAGGCATGACAGCAACCCGGGTGGTGTGATCGCAGGATGA
- a CDS encoding cobalamin 5'-phosphate synthase, translating to MNNFLLAVRSSFGFLSTIPVGITMEGLDEFFKRTYLHILVGIVLGLIIGAVAFGLQSFLSPQLSAVFIIVFVYYMTGLNHLDGIADMGDGLTAHGSREKKLKALKDMSLGIGGVAFTALALLAFYAAIISLLTGEFLLPEGVSTAAIIFLSLFVAEVSAMQCMLTIAAFGKSIHEGLGSILVKSTTLPKYLTGFAMGIVACTLAFWYIGLPLVGPIAFVASIASAMVLINISNRHFGGVNGDIIGASNEVGRTIALVAIFLALKYGFGGV from the coding sequence ATGAACAACTTCTTACTGGCTGTACGCTCCAGTTTTGGTTTCCTTTCCACCATCCCTGTCGGGATAACGATGGAAGGGCTTGACGAGTTCTTCAAGAGGACCTATCTACACATACTTGTAGGTATTGTGCTTGGTCTTATCATAGGTGCAGTGGCCTTTGGTCTGCAGTCTTTCCTCTCTCCCCAGTTGAGCGCTGTTTTCATTATAGTGTTTGTCTATTATATGACGGGACTTAACCACCTTGATGGCATTGCCGACATGGGGGATGGTCTGACAGCCCACGGTTCCCGCGAGAAGAAACTCAAGGCGCTCAAGGACATGTCTCTTGGGATTGGAGGAGTGGCCTTTACAGCTCTTGCACTCCTGGCATTCTATGCTGCCATCATATCTCTTCTTACGGGTGAATTCCTGCTCCCTGAAGGCGTGAGCACTGCAGCGATCATCTTTCTTTCCCTGTTCGTTGCCGAGGTCAGTGCCATGCAGTGCATGCTTACGATTGCAGCATTCGGGAAGTCCATACATGAAGGTCTTGGTTCCATCCTGGTAAAGAGCACCACTCTTCCAAAGTACCTGACAGGGTTTGCCATGGGTATTGTTGCCTGCACGCTGGCTTTCTGGTACATAGGTCTCCCTCTGGTCGGACCCATAGCTTTTGTTGCATCCATTGCATCAGCCATGGTGCTTATCAATATCAGCAACAGGCACTTTGGTGGTGTCAATGGCGATATCATCGGTGCTTCCAACGAGGTTGGCAGGACCATTGCGCTGGTAGCCATCTTCCTTGCGCTTAAATACGGTTTTGGAGGTGTCTGA
- a CDS encoding 4-diphosphocytidyl-2C-methyl-D-erythritol synthase, translating into MDAIIMAGGFGSRLGMGEKPTVELLGRPLISYVIDALERTPEVGKIHVAVSPATPNTGSVILNRYNGRVGVINTGGGNYVADMVYAVRDAGITEPVLIMMSDIPLLDPEIIGHIIRKYETCGTPAMSVFSPIWVCKGLGIRPDTVFNWEGKLIVPAGVNILDGKDVEREQAYVSLVLENVELALNVNTAADLEKCKEVLLEKIAGKE; encoded by the coding sequence ATGGATGCCATAATCATGGCCGGAGGATTCGGGAGCAGGCTCGGGATGGGTGAAAAGCCAACTGTAGAACTGCTTGGCAGGCCTCTCATCTCCTATGTCATCGATGCCCTGGAGAGAACGCCAGAAGTCGGGAAGATCCATGTTGCCGTCTCGCCTGCAACGCCTAACACTGGCAGTGTCATCCTTAACCGCTACAATGGCAGGGTGGGAGTTATAAACACAGGCGGTGGCAACTATGTGGCAGATATGGTCTATGCGGTCCGGGATGCAGGCATAACAGAACCTGTGCTGATCATGATGTCGGACATACCCCTGCTTGATCCGGAGATAATCGGGCATATCATCAGAAAATATGAGACTTGCGGAACGCCTGCGATGTCCGTGTTCTCTCCCATATGGGTGTGCAAAGGGCTCGGTATCAGGCCGGATACGGTCTTTAACTGGGAAGGCAAGCTTATAGTTCCTGCCGGGGTAAATATCCTGGACGGGAAAGATGTCGAACGCGAGCAGGCCTATGTCAGCCTTGTGCTGGAAAACGTCGAGCTGGCTCTGAATGTTAATACTGCAGCCGACCTTGAGAAGTGCAAAGAGGTACTGCTGGAAAAAATAGCCGGGAAAGAGTAG
- a CDS encoding acetyltransferase has protein sequence MVSVVDQFVRKVCTGKRQSLKASRLAFGSLMTKKWRTVADPDIIRINNDLMADVLRIYHENFTGINDRMFMMYCRFFNETCYVFLDRGKVVGYCIFFVRPVFSYSHIYKTATLYSLAVDSDHRGYGIGKRLLQKGIREMKLNSVSCISLYVATENMPAISLYKKAGFRILGELEDVCGPGLKCYEMDLGLGHDSP, from the coding sequence GTGGTGTCAGTGGTCGATCAGTTTGTCAGGAAGGTATGTACAGGCAAAAGACAGTCATTAAAAGCCTCAAGGCTGGCTTTTGGCAGCCTGATGACTAAAAAATGGAGAACGGTCGCAGACCCTGACATAATCAGAATAAACAATGATCTGATGGCTGATGTCCTGAGAATCTATCATGAGAACTTCACCGGGATAAACGACCGGATGTTCATGATGTACTGCCGTTTTTTTAACGAAACATGCTATGTATTTCTTGACCGGGGCAAGGTTGTGGGGTACTGCATCTTTTTCGTGAGACCTGTATTCTCCTATTCGCACATCTACAAAACCGCCACACTTTATTCTTTGGCAGTTGACAGTGATCACAGGGGATATGGTATAGGTAAAAGACTGCTTCAGAAAGGTATCCGCGAAATGAAGCTCAATTCCGTCAGCTGCATCTCTCTCTATGTGGCCACCGAGAATATGCCAGCCATCAGCCTTTACAAAAAGGCGGGTTTCCGTATCCTCGGGGAGCTTGAGGATGTCTGCGGCCCGGGACTCAAATGCTACGAGATGGATTTGGGGCTAGGGCATGATTCCCCTTGA